GCCAGGCTCGCTGCCGACGTGCGACGTCCCACCCGGCGGGATCATCTCGTTCACTCGTGGTGGAGCCCATCACCGGTCTCATCCGACCGAGTCGTTCTCTCAACGAACCGCAGCTCCGCGCCCTCGACCTGGTCCGGGGACGGTGGTGCCGGGACGAGGAACCTGCTCGATTTGTCGGCCAGAAAGCCGGCGAAGAATTCCGCGGCGTCGTGGGGCCGCATCCGGGCCAGTGTGACGAGCGCGGTGATCGCCGTATCCGCCACCTCCGCCTGCACGTCGTCCCAGGAGTGCGAGATGCCCTTGCGCGGGTTGGTGCCGTGCACACCGATCACGGCCTGGGCGGCCTCCCCGAACTCCTCTCCGATCTTGAGGACCTGGAGAGTCCACTGGTGCTCGGTCGGTACCTCCCGTTCGTCATCCCGTCGCGTGAAGCTTCGCGCGAGCTCGTCGATGGTCTTCCACACGTCGTCCATGGAGTTCCTGCCTCGATTCGGGTCGGTCGGGTCGGGTGGTTCACGTCCGGCGATGACGACCGCGCCCCGCGCGCGGCGGCGCCGGGCTGTATCCGGGCGTCTGCGTCCTTCTCGGCGAGCCGCCCACGCCTCCAGGGGCTCGTCAACCGGATCGTCGGGTCCGAGGGTCATGGTTGGGCGAGAGCCTGTTGGAAGTGTTGACACGACTGCCCGCCGGTCCACGTTCCAACCGAGCCGGAGGCCGCGCCGCACCAGCTGGGGTAACCGGCGCGTCATCGCCCACGTGGTCATGGGTCTTCCCTCCAGCACGGCCAGCGTCCCGGATTTGAACCGGTACTCCTGCGCGCCGCCCCCGGGGTTCTCCGTCTCCCGGCCCCTCACATCGTCTCCCGTCGCTTGCTGCCGCATGCCAAATTGCCGAAGCCGGTCCCACGCGTGGACGGCTTCGCGAACGAACCACTCGTTCGGGGACGGGGCCTCCGAGCAGCCGGTGGCCCCGAGGCCGGCCGGTCTGCCGGACGAACCGGTCAGGAGTGTCGAGCCACTCCGATAGCAGCTGCTTGCGCCCGGTCTTTCAAGTGAGTTGATCGCTTCGTTGACCAGAGCGCGGGCGGCCCCGGCGTAGACGGTGATCCGGGCAAGCCCGGTCCTCGTCCGGCACTTCGCCGGCGCCCATCTCCGGCAGGTGGCGGCTGCCCGCCTCGACCCGGGAGACGGTGACGGGAA
This region of Streptomyces sp. NBC_00513 genomic DNA includes:
- a CDS encoding MazG-like family protein encodes the protein MDDVWKTIDELARSFTRRDDEREVPTEHQWTLQVLKIGEEFGEAAQAVIGVHGTNPRKGISHSWDDVQAEVADTAITALVTLARMRPHDAAEFFAGFLADKSSRFLVPAPPSPDQVEGAELRFVERTTRSDETGDGLHHE